In Luteitalea sp. TBR-22, one genomic interval encodes:
- a CDS encoding glycosyltransferase, producing MTTIRRIAFAVGDTAGHVMPALAVAEAWTAIAPIDVRIFASPGGPAAGLAAQAGHAVEMVPASALARVGLPGRVAALARVARGVPRARARLRAHGSRLVIGTGGYGSGPVLLAARSLGLPTALIEPNAVPGLANRLLRRWVQRAFVSAEAPRAYFGADRAIVTGTPVSPSLAARLAAGRVAPAGEVRVLVMGASRGEHFLGEEMPSFLAAVQARAGPRLRVRHQAGSLDAARLAAAYAQAGVEATIEPFLADVAGALGEADVVVTRGGAVTLAELALAGLPALIVPLADAAEDHQARNAEAHAAHAAALWARETAWSREALAGAFAELIASPTRWQAMSEAARALARPGAAAEVVRHCESWMAGRW from the coding sequence GTGACCACCATCCGGCGCATCGCGTTCGCCGTCGGCGACACCGCAGGACACGTGATGCCGGCGCTCGCGGTCGCCGAGGCGTGGACCGCGATCGCGCCCATCGACGTCCGCATCTTCGCGTCGCCCGGCGGCCCGGCCGCCGGCCTGGCCGCGCAGGCTGGTCACGCCGTCGAGATGGTGCCGGCCTCGGCGCTGGCGCGCGTCGGACTGCCCGGTCGCGTCGCCGCCCTGGCGCGCGTGGCGCGCGGCGTCCCTCGGGCGCGCGCCCGGCTGAGGGCGCATGGTTCGCGGCTGGTGATCGGCACGGGCGGGTACGGTTCGGGTCCCGTCCTGCTCGCGGCGCGCAGCCTGGGCCTGCCCACGGCCCTCATCGAGCCCAATGCCGTGCCCGGCCTGGCCAACCGCCTGCTGCGCCGCTGGGTGCAGCGGGCCTTCGTCAGCGCGGAGGCACCGCGCGCGTACTTCGGCGCCGACCGGGCGATCGTCACGGGCACGCCCGTCAGTCCGTCGCTGGCGGCGCGACTCGCGGCCGGGCGTGTGGCGCCCGCCGGCGAGGTGCGCGTGCTCGTGATGGGAGCGTCGCGAGGCGAGCACTTTCTCGGCGAGGAGATGCCGTCGTTCCTCGCGGCGGTCCAGGCACGGGCCGGTCCGCGGCTGCGGGTGCGTCACCAGGCGGGTTCGCTCGACGCGGCCCGGCTCGCGGCCGCGTATGCCCAGGCAGGCGTCGAGGCGACCATCGAGCCGTTCCTGGCCGACGTGGCGGGCGCGCTGGGCGAGGCCGACGTGGTGGTCACGCGTGGCGGCGCGGTCACCCTCGCCGAGCTCGCGCTCGCCGGCCTGCCGGCGCTGATCGTGCCGCTGGCCGACGCAGCCGAGGATCACCAGGCGCGCAACGCCGAGGCCCATGCGGCTCACGCGGCGGCGTTGTGGGCGCGGGAAACCGCGTGGTCGCGCGAGGCGCTCGCGGGTGCCTTCGCCGAACTCATCGCGTCGCCGACCCGATGGCAGGCCATGTCGGAGGCGGCGCGCGCGCTGGCGCGGCCAGGCGCGGCGGCCGAGGTCGTGCGGCACTGCGAGTCGTGGATGGCCGGCCGATGGTGA
- a CDS encoding glycosyltransferase family 4 protein: protein MVTTYLLAFLVALAVSAAITPLVERTAVRVDILDRPGGRKLHASPVPRVGGVGVALGLAAALGACVMFDAHAGIGTAGLEGLLPTISGALLIFAVGLWDDIDPLSPALKLVAQVAAAAIVVGAGIGITRVTVLGTTYDLGAAGPLLTACWIVGITNAFNLLDGLDGLAGGLVTIAGATCATVLIARGEHVGARLLVALVGATVGFLAYNLHPARIFLGDAGSLLAGFLLSVTAITGQQKGATTLAAGVPLLIFALPIADTGLAILRRVVLGQRDSAPGMRSRLRALGRVVRPDSDHLHHRLRKAGLPPTQTVIVLYLLACLFSATALYFMEVP, encoded by the coding sequence ATGGTGACCACCTACCTCCTCGCGTTCCTCGTCGCGCTGGCGGTGTCGGCGGCGATCACGCCGCTGGTGGAACGCACCGCCGTGCGCGTCGACATCCTCGACCGCCCCGGCGGCCGCAAGCTTCACGCCTCGCCCGTGCCGCGCGTCGGCGGCGTCGGCGTGGCGCTCGGCCTGGCTGCCGCGCTCGGGGCGTGCGTGATGTTCGACGCGCACGCCGGCATCGGCACGGCGGGCCTCGAGGGCCTCCTGCCGACGATCAGCGGCGCCCTGCTGATCTTCGCGGTCGGCCTGTGGGACGACATCGACCCGCTCTCTCCCGCCCTCAAGCTGGTCGCGCAGGTCGCGGCGGCGGCCATCGTCGTCGGTGCGGGCATCGGGATCACGCGCGTCACCGTGCTGGGCACCACGTACGACCTCGGCGCCGCGGGGCCCCTGCTGACCGCGTGCTGGATCGTCGGCATCACCAACGCATTCAACCTGCTCGACGGACTCGACGGGCTGGCCGGCGGCCTGGTGACGATCGCCGGCGCGACCTGCGCCACCGTGCTGATCGCGCGCGGCGAGCACGTCGGCGCGCGACTCCTGGTCGCCCTGGTCGGCGCGACGGTCGGCTTCCTCGCCTACAACCTGCATCCGGCCCGCATCTTCCTCGGCGACGCGGGCAGCCTGCTGGCCGGCTTCCTGCTGTCGGTCACCGCCATCACCGGGCAGCAGAAGGGCGCGACCACCCTGGCTGCCGGCGTCCCGCTGCTGATCTTCGCGCTGCCGATTGCCGACACCGGACTGGCGATCCTGCGCCGCGTCGTGCTCGGGCAGCGCGATTCGGCGCCAGGCATGCGGAGCCGCCTGCGCGCGCTCGGTCGCGTCGTCCGGCCCGACAGCGACCACCTGCACCACCGCCTGCGCAAGGCCGGGCTGCCGCCGACGCAGACGGTGATCGTCCTGTACCTGCTCGCGTGCCTCTTCTCGGCGACGGCGCTCTACTTCATGGAGGTCCCGTGA
- a CDS encoding STT3 domain-containing protein translates to MTTPDPAAMPDAPTPEAPQVAHAPAWTLALVIVAFLIRLLPPWLAVFGEDHVSFLESDAWYHMRLVDALLHDFPWRIWHDAYLVHPGGEPVNAGPMFDWLVALPAWILGLGAPTARLTDVVGAVVPPVIGALTVVPVVGLGARLFSMRAGLWAGLLFAAMPGQTLQRSLLGFTDHHCAETLFSTTALLFLVRGLVDSTHRRRDAFLAGGALGFYLLTWGGGVFIVVLVVAWAILAMAARIWRSAGLDDITTVVTPMLGVAGVMVLPWARTRPHFAYQLGAIAGGLLVLVALRAAAAQASRRGWSRGRLLAALGGAALLAIGVAALAMGDSLGSLRGDVARVSPFRTDTVVTEARPLLASPRLMKPVPLWREFGIGTVLAALGAGVLAGAASPATGAARGLFALWTVVALGATVGQVRFTYYLGVNVALLSGVALERLLATTARRPSLRLAGAAIAVAAIVGPGAPELLAMRSSVAWPDRNWVDALTWMQGNTPEPFGDPAAYLASHVDRPSAYGVLAWWDSGYWITRIARRVPVTNPRQTAMQDVARFLVATDVAEARHVLDRLGARYVIVDAQLQVRLPGERRLPGFFSAIERTAGGDGTPRCESFVDRRNGMRTDLWCAPEYHQAMAMRLYLHGARAVTDVTPVRVVRFRRRRGAREVQHSWDFPDLATARSFAAAQDDPTTIRVVCPDLLRSCVPLPALPEFVSRYRSLGTEGAALNGPALVHVFEYRPDIAPSVPANAPTTRH, encoded by the coding sequence GTGACCACGCCCGATCCGGCAGCGATGCCGGACGCGCCAACGCCAGAGGCGCCGCAGGTCGCGCATGCGCCGGCCTGGACCCTGGCCCTCGTGATCGTGGCGTTCCTCATCAGGCTGCTGCCACCCTGGCTGGCGGTCTTCGGCGAGGACCACGTCTCGTTCCTCGAGTCGGACGCCTGGTACCACATGCGGCTCGTGGACGCGCTGCTGCACGACTTCCCGTGGCGCATCTGGCATGACGCCTACCTGGTCCACCCGGGAGGCGAGCCGGTCAATGCCGGCCCGATGTTCGACTGGCTGGTGGCGCTGCCGGCGTGGATCCTGGGGCTCGGCGCGCCCACGGCGCGCTTGACCGATGTGGTCGGCGCGGTGGTGCCACCCGTGATCGGCGCGCTGACGGTGGTCCCCGTCGTCGGCCTCGGCGCACGGCTGTTCTCGATGCGGGCCGGCCTGTGGGCGGGGCTGCTGTTTGCCGCGATGCCGGGACAGACGCTGCAGCGGTCGCTGCTCGGCTTCACCGACCACCACTGCGCGGAGACGCTGTTCAGCACGACGGCCCTGCTGTTCCTGGTGAGGGGCCTGGTGGACTCGACGCACCGCCGACGCGACGCATTCCTCGCGGGCGGAGCCCTCGGGTTCTACCTGCTGACCTGGGGCGGCGGCGTGTTCATCGTGGTGCTCGTCGTCGCATGGGCGATCCTGGCGATGGCGGCGCGCATCTGGCGAAGCGCGGGCCTGGACGACATCACGACCGTCGTCACGCCGATGCTGGGCGTCGCCGGCGTGATGGTGCTGCCGTGGGCGCGAACGCGGCCGCACTTCGCCTACCAGCTCGGCGCGATCGCCGGCGGCCTGCTCGTGCTCGTGGCACTGCGCGCGGCAGCCGCGCAGGCCAGCCGACGCGGCTGGAGCCGCGGCCGGTTGCTGGCGGCGCTCGGCGGGGCGGCGCTGCTCGCGATCGGCGTCGCGGCGCTGGCCATGGGCGACAGCCTCGGATCGCTGCGCGGCGACGTCGCCCGGGTGTCGCCGTTCCGCACCGACACGGTGGTGACCGAGGCGCGACCGCTGCTGGCATCACCGCGCCTGATGAAACCTGTGCCCCTGTGGCGGGAGTTCGGCATCGGCACCGTGCTGGCGGCGCTCGGCGCCGGCGTGCTGGCCGGCGCCGCATCACCGGCCACCGGCGCTGCCCGCGGCCTGTTCGCGCTGTGGACGGTCGTGGCCCTTGGCGCAACCGTGGGCCAGGTGCGCTTCACGTACTACCTCGGGGTGAACGTCGCGTTGCTCTCGGGCGTCGCCCTCGAGCGCCTGCTCGCGACGACCGCGCGCCGGCCATCGCTGCGCCTCGCCGGTGCGGCCATCGCGGTCGCCGCCATCGTCGGGCCCGGTGCGCCGGAGTTACTGGCCATGCGCTCGTCGGTGGCCTGGCCCGACAGGAACTGGGTCGATGCCCTCACCTGGATGCAGGGCAACACGCCGGAGCCGTTCGGCGACCCCGCGGCATACCTGGCCAGCCACGTCGACAGGCCCTCGGCGTACGGCGTGCTGGCCTGGTGGGACTCCGGCTACTGGATCACGCGCATCGCCCGCCGGGTGCCGGTGACCAACCCGCGGCAGACCGCGATGCAGGACGTGGCGCGCTTCCTCGTGGCCACCGATGTCGCGGAGGCACGCCACGTGCTCGATCGCCTTGGCGCCCGGTACGTGATCGTCGACGCCCAGCTGCAGGTGCGGCTTCCGGGCGAGCGCCGGTTGCCGGGATTCTTCTCGGCGATCGAGCGGACCGCCGGTGGCGATGGCACGCCGCGCTGCGAGTCCTTCGTCGATCGGCGCAACGGCATGCGGACGGACCTGTGGTGCGCGCCCGAGTACCACCAGGCGATGGCGATGCGGCTGTACCTGCACGGGGCCCGAGCCGTGACCGACGTGACGCCGGTGCGCGTGGTGCGGTTCCGGCGACGCCGCGGCGCCAGGGAGGTGCAGCACTCGTGGGACTTCCCCGATCTCGCGACGGCACGGTCGTTCGCCGCCGCGCAGGACGATCCCACGACGATCCGGGTGGTCTGCCCGGATCTCCTGCGAAGTTGCGTGCCGCTGCCGGCGCTGCCGGAGTTCGTGTCGCGGTACCGGTCGCTTGGCACCGAGGGCGCGGCGTTGAACGGACCCGCGCTCGTGCACGTGTTCGAGTACCGGCCCGACATCGCACCGTCGGTACCGGCCAACGCGCCGACGACGCGGCACTAA
- the rsmH gene encoding 16S rRNA (cytosine(1402)-N(4))-methyltransferase RsmH — protein sequence MVAEVLGHLRPEPGAFVVDCTIGGGGHAREILARLTPGGHLLGLDVDAIELPRTEARLRAEGHGPDILTLQHASFRHLPDVLAEAGHGRADAILVDLGVSGMQHDTAARGFSYKLPGPLDLRLDPTTGAPAADLLAHLEAPALADVLTRFADEPHAAVIAERLTATRPDTTHALERQVRQALAAVLPALPKAEIKMSVRRTFQALRIMVNDELGALDDLLAALPRCLAPGGRVVVLTFHSGEDRRVKQAFREGHRRGTYARVARTVVRSARAETFANRRAASAKLRWAIRGREA from the coding sequence ATGGTGGCCGAGGTCCTCGGCCACCTGCGGCCCGAGCCAGGCGCCTTCGTGGTCGACTGCACCATCGGCGGCGGTGGCCACGCGCGCGAGATCCTCGCGCGCCTGACTCCGGGGGGCCACCTGCTCGGGCTCGACGTCGATGCGATCGAGCTGCCCCGCACCGAGGCACGACTGCGTGCCGAGGGGCACGGCCCCGACATCCTCACCCTGCAGCACGCGAGTTTCCGCCACCTCCCTGACGTGCTGGCCGAGGCCGGCCACGGGCGAGCCGATGCCATCCTCGTTGACCTCGGCGTGTCGGGCATGCAGCACGACACCGCAGCGCGCGGGTTCAGTTACAAGCTTCCGGGGCCGCTCGACCTGCGGCTCGACCCGACGACCGGCGCGCCGGCCGCCGATCTCCTCGCGCACCTCGAGGCGCCCGCGCTCGCCGATGTGCTCACGCGCTTTGCCGACGAGCCCCACGCCGCCGTGATCGCGGAGCGGCTCACGGCCACCCGGCCGGACACGACCCACGCACTCGAGCGCCAGGTCCGCCAGGCGCTGGCGGCCGTCCTGCCCGCATTGCCCAAAGCCGAGATCAAGATGTCGGTGCGCCGCACCTTCCAGGCGCTGCGCATCATGGTCAACGACGAGCTCGGCGCGCTCGACGACTTGCTGGCAGCCTTGCCGCGGTGTCTCGCGCCGGGCGGGCGCGTCGTGGTGCTCACGTTCCACTCGGGCGAGGATCGCCGCGTGAAGCAGGCGTTCCGCGAGGGGCACCGCCGCGGCACCTATGCACGCGTCGCACGCACCGTGGTCCGCTCGGCCCGGGCCGAGACGTTCGCCAACCGGCGCGCCGCGTCGGCCAAGCTGCGGTGGGCCATCAGGGGGCGCGAAGCCTAG